One genomic window of Parasteatoda tepidariorum isolate YZ-2023 chromosome 9, CAS_Ptep_4.0, whole genome shotgun sequence includes the following:
- the LOC107438367 gene encoding uncharacterized protein isoform X2: MPRSKKYSGGARPKAKNNTLPFLSNDFDDNRDTESAESKFCSDINGSIQTYESAMNDFRRVYLEWSRERQNTLSKLEELVADVHKDQLAFNKTGLMFKEANMASREFKNTNNPNVDFFASLAVFLTDAVDGVNSIVQACNVDKYMATFAEIMENDAEITKPLHKIRSKCFAQYHNVEEIIRRYHSETFDSTVGKISRSLKTEDMWLVVKSNSNSMTQVIEAVDGFFQQVSKVEVFKEISNSVGSYIDSNPAVLDACESAGKALYGIYDTWGRSRDPKDKNAMASRIDSGVNRAIMFREQREIMRLQGLTLDEDSSQAKLETKIREAIDDLEKETRDMRTLYDSSRNALNASFRNGSSYRGYSQYNF; the protein is encoded by the coding sequence ATGCCTCGTAGCAAAAAGTATAGCGGAGGAGCAAGACCCAAAGCCAAAAACAACACCCTTCCATTTTTGTCAAACGATTTTGACGACAACAGAGACACAGAATCAGCAGAATCTAAATTTTGCTCAGATATCAATGGAAGCATACAAACGTATGAATCAGCTATGAATGATTTCCGTAGGGTCTACTTGGAGTGGTCGAGAGAGAGACAGAACACATTATCAAAGCTAGAGGAACTAGTGGCTGATGTACACAAAGATCAGTTGGCCTTCAACAAAACAGGTTTAATGTTTAAAGAAGCCAACATGGCATCCCGTGAATTCAAAAATACGAATAATCCCAACGTAGATTTCTTTGCTTCTTTAGCTGTTTTCCTCACAGACGCTGTGGATGGTGTGAATTCAATAGTGCAAGCCTGCAATGTAGATAAATATATGGCAACATTTGCAGAAATAATGGAAAATGATGCTGAAATAACCAAACCCTTGCACAAAATAAGATCCAAATGCTTTGCCCAGTACCATAATGTGGAGGAAATAATTCGTCGTTACCACTCCGAAACATTCGACTCAACCGTTGGCAAAATATCACGGTCTTTAAAAACGGAAGATATGTGGTTAGTAGTAAAAAGCAACAGCAACAGTATGACCCAAGTGATTGAAGCAGTTGATGGATTTTTTCAGCAAGTGTCTAAAGTTGAAGTGTTTAAAGAAATCAGCAATTCCGTAGGGAGTTACATTGATAGCAATCCAGCTGTACTTGATGCTTGCGAATCCGCTGGTAAAGCTTTGTATGGTATTTATGATACTTGGGGAAGAAGTCGTGatccaaaagataaaaatgcaatGGCTTCAAGAATCGACTCTGGTGTTAATAGAGCCATCATGTTCAGAGAGCAGAGAGAGATTATGAGGCTTCAAGGCCTAACTCTAGATGAAGACTCGTCCCAAGCCAAACTAGAAACAAAGATTCGTGAAGCTATAGATGATCTTGAAAAGGAAACTAGAGACATGAGAACTCTGTATGACAGCTCAAGAAATGCATTAAATGCAAGTTTCCGTAATGGTTCGAGCTACAGAGGATATAgccaatacaatttttaa
- the LOC107438367 gene encoding uncharacterized protein isoform X1 has product MVKFLFRSEILRKTKMPRSKKYSGGARPKAKNNTLPFLSNDFDDNRDTESAESKFCSDINGSIQTYESAMNDFRRVYLEWSRERQNTLSKLEELVADVHKDQLAFNKTGLMFKEANMASREFKNTNNPNVDFFASLAVFLTDAVDGVNSIVQACNVDKYMATFAEIMENDAEITKPLHKIRSKCFAQYHNVEEIIRRYHSETFDSTVGKISRSLKTEDMWLVVKSNSNSMTQVIEAVDGFFQQVSKVEVFKEISNSVGSYIDSNPAVLDACESAGKALYGIYDTWGRSRDPKDKNAMASRIDSGVNRAIMFREQREIMRLQGLTLDEDSSQAKLETKIREAIDDLEKETRDMRTLYDSSRNALNASFRNGSSYRGYSQYNF; this is encoded by the exons ATGGTAAAGTTCTTATTTAGaa GTGAAATACTCAGAAAAACCAAAATGCCTCGTAGCAAAAAGTATAGCGGAGGAGCAAGACCCAAAGCCAAAAACAACACCCTTCCATTTTTGTCAAACGATTTTGACGACAACAGAGACACAGAATCAGCAGAATCTAAATTTTGCTCAGATATCAATGGAAGCATACAAACGTATGAATCAGCTATGAATGATTTCCGTAGGGTCTACTTGGAGTGGTCGAGAGAGAGACAGAACACATTATCAAAGCTAGAGGAACTAGTGGCTGATGTACACAAAGATCAGTTGGCCTTCAACAAAACAGGTTTAATGTTTAAAGAAGCCAACATGGCATCCCGTGAATTCAAAAATACGAATAATCCCAACGTAGATTTCTTTGCTTCTTTAGCTGTTTTCCTCACAGACGCTGTGGATGGTGTGAATTCAATAGTGCAAGCCTGCAATGTAGATAAATATATGGCAACATTTGCAGAAATAATGGAAAATGATGCTGAAATAACCAAACCCTTGCACAAAATAAGATCCAAATGCTTTGCCCAGTACCATAATGTGGAGGAAATAATTCGTCGTTACCACTCCGAAACATTCGACTCAACCGTTGGCAAAATATCACGGTCTTTAAAAACGGAAGATATGTGGTTAGTAGTAAAAAGCAACAGCAACAGTATGACCCAAGTGATTGAAGCAGTTGATGGATTTTTTCAGCAAGTGTCTAAAGTTGAAGTGTTTAAAGAAATCAGCAATTCCGTAGGGAGTTACATTGATAGCAATCCAGCTGTACTTGATGCTTGCGAATCCGCTGGTAAAGCTTTGTATGGTATTTATGATACTTGGGGAAGAAGTCGTGatccaaaagataaaaatgcaatGGCTTCAAGAATCGACTCTGGTGTTAATAGAGCCATCATGTTCAGAGAGCAGAGAGAGATTATGAGGCTTCAAGGCCTAACTCTAGATGAAGACTCGTCCCAAGCCAAACTAGAAACAAAGATTCGTGAAGCTATAGATGATCTTGAAAAGGAAACTAGAGACATGAGAACTCTGTATGACAGCTCAAGAAATGCATTAAATGCAAGTTTCCGTAATGGTTCGAGCTACAGAGGATATAgccaatacaatttttaa